In a genomic window of Nitrospira sp. ND1:
- a CDS encoding chemotaxis response regulator protein-glutamate methylesterase, producing the protein MALPLSQAQRATNPVRVLVVDDSAFMRKSLTTMLEEGKQIHVVGVARNGEEAIQQVQQLKPDVVTMDVEMPGMTGLQALQQIMSKFPVPVIMVSSITVEGAQETLQALEWGAVDFVPKQLDGVVSKIADIQHQLVSKVLAARYAGAKLKRMPVTGSVKPGVMPAKALSSQSVSVTRGSKLIAIGCSTGGPQALFEIMPTIPADCPAGIVIVQHMPKSFTKPFADRLNNLCALEVREAVDGDEVKPGRVLVAPGGMQFRIVKKSITSSVVKLSPNIENHPHAPSVDIMLKSVAALYGERTIGVILTGMGHDGLEGMKAIKAAKGRTVAQDEASSVVYGMPKAVVEAGCAEKVVSLSKVVGEIMNMV; encoded by the coding sequence ATGGCACTTCCACTATCACAGGCACAGCGTGCAACGAATCCAGTCCGCGTCTTGGTCGTGGACGACTCGGCCTTCATGCGAAAAAGCCTGACGACCATGCTCGAAGAGGGCAAACAGATTCACGTGGTGGGCGTCGCCCGGAACGGCGAGGAAGCGATTCAACAGGTCCAGCAGTTGAAACCCGATGTCGTCACGATGGATGTGGAAATGCCGGGGATGACGGGCCTGCAGGCGTTGCAGCAGATCATGTCGAAATTCCCTGTGCCGGTCATTATGGTCAGTTCGATTACTGTCGAAGGCGCTCAAGAAACCCTGCAAGCGTTGGAATGGGGCGCGGTTGATTTTGTACCGAAACAACTCGATGGTGTCGTGTCCAAGATTGCGGACATTCAACACCAACTGGTGTCCAAAGTGCTGGCCGCCAGATACGCCGGCGCGAAGCTGAAAAGGATGCCGGTGACGGGAAGCGTGAAGCCAGGCGTGATGCCGGCCAAAGCGTTAAGCAGCCAATCGGTGAGTGTGACTCGTGGCAGCAAGCTCATTGCCATCGGCTGTTCCACGGGAGGTCCTCAGGCGTTATTTGAAATCATGCCGACTATTCCGGCGGATTGCCCGGCCGGCATTGTCATTGTTCAACACATGCCGAAATCATTCACCAAACCGTTCGCCGACCGACTGAACAATCTCTGCGCTCTGGAGGTCCGTGAAGCTGTGGATGGCGATGAGGTGAAGCCTGGTCGAGTGCTCGTCGCTCCCGGAGGCATGCAGTTTCGCATCGTCAAGAAATCGATCACGAGTTCGGTCGTCAAGCTATCACCCAATATCGAAAACCATCCTCACGCTCCGTCGGTCGACATCATGTTGAAATCCGTGGCGGCGCTGTATGGCGAACGCACGATCGGGGTGATCTTAACCGGGATGGGACACGACGGACTGGAGGGGATGAAAGCGATCAAGGCAGCGAAGGGTCGGACCGTGGCGCAAGACGAGGCATCGAGTGTCGTGTACGGCATGCCGAAAGCCGTCGTCGAGGCCGGATGTGCAGAGAAAGTGGTTTCGCTGTCCAAAGTGGTCGGCGAAATCATGAATATGGTGTGA
- a CDS encoding P-loop NTPase, with product MAMIVSIGSGKGGVGKSVIAANLSMLLAKQGKRVVLADLDVGGADAHILFGMLNPPRTLTDFVERRVERLDDVLQQVSAHPFLQLIPGTGDTLATANLPYAKKKRLIRHFRQLQADVIVVDIGAGTSYHALDFFLMADHYLTVATPDPTSVLDLYRFIKLAAIRRVLSAFLSRDAVTETLSDRDFCSIDEVIQAVSETDPNAKETASRTLQGFHPYLIVNRVSGKSRVNVLQLKKLLQEYVGGDLMMLGEIPDDPAMTRAVRSYLPVVEFEPTAPASLALEKAAQTLLTLLAHPETTQAETAPSPEQAA from the coding sequence ATGGCGATGATCGTTTCAATCGGCTCAGGCAAGGGCGGTGTAGGAAAAAGCGTGATCGCTGCCAATCTGTCCATGTTATTGGCCAAACAAGGCAAGCGGGTGGTTTTGGCGGATCTGGACGTGGGTGGAGCGGATGCCCATATTCTGTTCGGCATGCTCAACCCTCCCCGCACCTTGACGGATTTTGTAGAACGGCGGGTTGAACGTTTGGATGACGTCCTCCAGCAGGTCTCGGCACACCCCTTTCTCCAGTTGATTCCCGGCACAGGCGATACCCTGGCGACGGCCAATCTTCCCTATGCCAAAAAAAAGCGGTTGATTCGCCATTTCCGGCAACTGCAAGCCGACGTCATCGTTGTCGATATCGGCGCAGGCACCAGTTATCATGCGCTGGACTTCTTTCTGATGGCGGACCACTATCTGACAGTGGCCACTCCGGATCCGACGTCGGTGCTCGACCTCTACCGATTTATCAAGTTGGCAGCGATTCGTCGTGTCTTGTCGGCCTTCCTGTCGCGCGATGCCGTCACAGAGACCCTCTCCGATCGGGATTTCTGCAGCATCGATGAGGTCATCCAGGCGGTCAGCGAAACCGATCCCAATGCCAAGGAGACCGCCAGCCGGACACTCCAGGGATTTCACCCCTACCTGATCGTGAATCGGGTGTCCGGGAAGTCGCGTGTGAATGTGCTGCAGTTGAAGAAGCTGTTGCAGGAATATGTCGGCGGGGATCTGATGATGCTGGGAGAGATTCCGGATGATCCGGCGATGACACGTGCAGTGCGTAGTTATCTTCCGGTCGTCGAATTTGAGCCCACGGCGCCCGCATCCCTGGCTCTCGAGAAAGCCGCTCAGACGCTCCTTACTCTCCTGGCTCACCCGGAAACGACTCAGGCTGAAACCGCTCCCTCA
- a CDS encoding chemotaxis protein CheW — translation MSATEQQVQSHYQATADTPADRLEEKTGDDLLQFVICLIGSEEFAVDVLSVQEINRIVEVTRVPKTPPYVEGVINLRGRIIPVLDLRKLFGLSGAQQTTQTRIVVVSVQARLVGLIVDSVEEVLRVPRSAIEPPPSVGTMAGAEFTQGVGRIDDRLLILVDLSRLLLAREAA, via the coding sequence ATGAGTGCGACTGAACAACAGGTGCAATCTCACTACCAGGCGACCGCAGACACTCCTGCGGACCGTCTGGAGGAGAAGACCGGTGACGATCTGCTGCAGTTCGTGATTTGTCTGATCGGTAGCGAAGAGTTCGCGGTGGATGTCCTGAGTGTGCAGGAGATCAACCGGATCGTGGAGGTCACGCGAGTCCCAAAGACGCCTCCCTATGTGGAGGGAGTCATCAATCTGCGGGGCCGCATCATTCCCGTACTGGACCTCAGAAAACTCTTTGGCCTGAGCGGAGCCCAACAGACCACCCAAACGCGTATCGTGGTGGTCTCGGTACAGGCACGACTGGTCGGGCTGATCGTGGATTCAGTGGAAGAGGTGTTGCGGGTGCCGAGAAGCGCCATTGAGCCGCCGCCTTCGGTCGGCACAATGGCCGGTGCTGAATTCACCCAGGGAGTCGGGCGGATCGATGACCGCCTTCTCATTCTGGTGGATCTGAGTCGGCTGCTCTTGGCCCGGGAAGCAGCGTAA
- the cheY gene encoding chemotaxis response regulator CheY encodes MPADPNMKILVVDDMSTMRRIVKNILKQLGFNNLEEAENGQEALTKLKADTYGFVVSDWNMPVMMGIDMLRAIRADEKLKKIPVLMVTAEAQKENLMEAVQAGVSNYVVKPFTAETMQEKINKIFK; translated from the coding sequence ATGCCAGCCGATCCAAATATGAAGATTCTCGTCGTCGATGACATGTCCACCATGCGCCGCATCGTGAAAAATATCCTGAAGCAGCTCGGCTTCAACAATTTAGAGGAAGCCGAAAACGGGCAGGAAGCGCTGACCAAGTTAAAAGCCGACACCTACGGCTTCGTGGTGTCGGACTGGAACATGCCGGTCATGATGGGCATCGATATGCTGCGCGCTATTCGTGCGGACGAAAAACTTAAGAAAATCCCAGTGCTGATGGTCACAGCCGAAGCGCAGAAAGAGAATCTGATGGAGGCCGTCCAGGCCGGCGTCAGCAACTATGTCGTCAAGCCGTTCACCGCCGAGACGATGCAGGAGAAGATCAACAAGATTTTCAAGTAG
- a CDS encoding methyl-accepting chemotaxis protein: MGSMMKGMTIGPKFILSISMAAFVAIAIGLFVLYQQEEDKMDTMLVGRSQVLSQQILIGRAYIATNYAAKIKKSKAGSEIQVLKDHAGNADAIPIPATAVREMGEEATRSGMYSARLVSQNPMNPSNSPKDNFENEAIRAIMAGAESYARRDDINGVPTFRRAVVDKATTAACLSCHTSNQVGDTLGMLSVSLPMGPAIALSSKSMWQTGGLMGGVVVIIMAITYFLLRTIVLQPLGKMSDISRDIAKGEGDLTKRVPAEGNDEIAHMGKYFNEFIEKLQQMIKKVAHVTDKVASASVELSATAEEISKGTDTLTSRASQTAAAVEEMNATVGQVAQNSGKAASLAQDTVKTAQEGGTVVSSTISGMQQLSEAVSNSATIISDLGKSSDQIGEIVRTIEDIADQTNLLALNAAIEAARAGEQGRGFAVVADEVRKLAERTTKATKEIGDMIRQIQHDTRGAVDSMQQGTQKVTAGVDLVNKTGEALSQIVRMVSESADMIRQIAVASEQQSVATQQIASDIENVAKVTKESSSGAHESAKASQDLSQLAVELQGIVGGFKL; encoded by the coding sequence ATGGGGAGCATGATGAAGGGTATGACCATCGGACCTAAGTTCATTCTGTCGATATCCATGGCGGCGTTCGTTGCCATCGCCATCGGACTCTTCGTCTTGTATCAGCAAGAAGAAGACAAGATGGACACCATGTTGGTCGGGCGTTCTCAAGTATTATCACAACAAATCCTAATCGGACGAGCCTACATCGCCACCAACTACGCCGCCAAGATTAAGAAATCGAAGGCCGGCTCGGAGATTCAGGTCCTAAAGGATCATGCGGGTAACGCGGATGCGATTCCAATTCCGGCCACCGCAGTCCGAGAAATGGGTGAAGAAGCCACCAGGTCTGGAATGTATAGCGCCAGACTCGTGAGTCAGAACCCCATGAACCCCTCAAATTCCCCGAAAGACAATTTCGAGAACGAAGCGATCAGAGCCATTATGGCCGGAGCCGAGAGTTACGCTCGGCGGGATGATATCAACGGAGTACCGACCTTTCGCCGTGCGGTCGTAGATAAGGCGACGACGGCTGCTTGCCTCAGCTGCCATACGAGCAATCAGGTCGGGGACACGCTCGGCATGTTGAGCGTGTCTTTGCCGATGGGCCCTGCCATTGCACTGTCCAGTAAATCCATGTGGCAGACCGGCGGCCTGATGGGCGGCGTGGTCGTGATCATCATGGCGATCACCTATTTCCTGCTCCGCACGATCGTGCTGCAACCTTTGGGAAAAATGAGCGACATTTCGCGAGACATTGCCAAGGGAGAGGGCGACCTCACCAAGCGTGTGCCGGCTGAAGGCAACGACGAAATTGCTCACATGGGCAAATACTTCAACGAGTTCATTGAAAAATTGCAGCAGATGATCAAGAAAGTTGCCCACGTGACGGACAAAGTGGCGTCCGCCTCGGTGGAATTATCCGCGACTGCTGAGGAGATTTCAAAGGGCACCGACACCTTGACGTCGCGCGCGTCTCAAACTGCCGCCGCGGTGGAGGAGATGAATGCGACCGTCGGCCAGGTTGCGCAGAACTCCGGTAAAGCAGCCAGTCTGGCGCAAGACACCGTGAAAACCGCTCAAGAGGGTGGAACCGTGGTGTCGAGCACCATCTCCGGTATGCAACAGCTGTCTGAAGCTGTGTCGAATTCCGCGACCATCATCTCTGATCTGGGCAAATCGTCCGACCAGATCGGCGAGATCGTGCGCACGATCGAAGACATCGCCGACCAGACCAATTTGCTGGCCTTGAACGCGGCGATTGAAGCGGCTCGAGCCGGTGAACAGGGTCGGGGATTCGCCGTGGTGGCCGATGAAGTCCGGAAACTTGCGGAACGGACCACCAAAGCGACCAAGGAAATCGGCGACATGATCCGACAGATCCAGCACGATACACGGGGCGCTGTGGACTCGATGCAGCAGGGCACCCAGAAAGTCACGGCGGGCGTGGACCTGGTCAACAAGACCGGTGAAGCCTTGTCGCAGATCGTGCGCATGGTTTCGGAGAGCGCCGATATGATTCGACAGATTGCCGTGGCGTCGGAACAGCAGTCGGTCGCGACGCAACAGATCGCGAGCGATATTGAAAACGTGGCGAAGGTCACCAAAGAATCGTCGTCCGGCGCACACGAGTCGGCGAAGGCGAGTCAGGATCTGAGCCAGTTGGCGGTCGAATTGCAGGGGATCGTGGGTGGATTCAAGCTCTAA
- a CDS encoding protein phosphatase CheZ, producing the protein MAQPQAAAKKQMAVNEDEQEEKAPDTKLYEELGELARFIDTTMKTLSEFSAPVNASTEQLPQAQTHLLNLKTQTEQGTHRVMLEVEAIQDNHAQISKMLKEMTQTLQQAQVSPALIQQMHTLGQTLGQDDKRLLDIMTALSFQDLVAQSVNKLVTILDEVEHKLLQLVVVFGPYQKQAAKTDQGKASEMLKQLEATKNTSMDQDLADEILKQFGFN; encoded by the coding sequence ATGGCACAACCACAGGCGGCGGCAAAGAAGCAGATGGCGGTCAATGAGGATGAGCAGGAGGAAAAGGCGCCTGACACGAAACTCTACGAGGAGCTCGGAGAACTGGCACGCTTCATCGATACCACGATGAAGACGCTCTCCGAATTCAGCGCCCCGGTCAATGCATCGACGGAACAGTTGCCGCAAGCGCAGACGCACCTGCTCAATCTGAAAACCCAGACCGAACAGGGAACACACCGGGTCATGCTTGAAGTGGAGGCCATCCAGGACAACCATGCCCAAATCAGTAAGATGCTGAAGGAGATGACACAGACGCTCCAGCAAGCACAGGTGTCCCCCGCGCTCATACAACAGATGCACACACTGGGGCAGACCCTCGGGCAAGACGACAAGCGACTGCTCGATATTATGACGGCGCTGTCGTTCCAGGACCTGGTGGCGCAGAGCGTCAACAAACTCGTCACGATTCTGGATGAAGTCGAGCACAAGCTGCTTCAGCTCGTGGTGGTCTTCGGTCCCTATCAAAAACAGGCTGCGAAGACCGATCAGGGCAAAGCCAGCGAAATGTTGAAGCAACTGGAAGCGACGAAGAATACATCGATGGATCAGGACCTCGCGGACGAAATCTTGAAGCAATTCGGTTTTAACTGA
- a CDS encoding chemotaxis protein: MSTLINEIDARTRLAGANQMELLLFKLGTNEIFGINVFKVREVMKLPELTQIPEADSRIVGMANIRGIMVPVVGLKRSLGLGTENEGQPGGPAGTHPYLIVSEYNGSLQGFLVAGVDRIIRFSWSAIKTPPAIVRENNKGAVTAVTMLEDGRMVLILDVEKVLNDICPRSDDEVFAGMVAAPALKSKCMLFADDSSVARTQIRKALERLEMSYIMATTGGEAWSKLQALADQATAEGKERVDQIQCILSDIEMPEMDGFTLTKHIRADPRLAHLPVMLHSSLTGACNMEKGKAVGATDYITKFDAKMLGEKLAFHIEESNQQAQKAA; this comes from the coding sequence ATGTCCACTCTCATTAATGAAATCGATGCTCGAACCAGATTGGCCGGGGCCAATCAGATGGAATTGCTGCTGTTTAAACTCGGTACGAACGAAATTTTCGGGATCAACGTATTCAAGGTGCGTGAAGTGATGAAATTGCCGGAGCTCACCCAGATTCCGGAGGCCGACAGCCGCATCGTGGGGATGGCCAATATTCGTGGAATCATGGTTCCCGTGGTGGGCCTTAAACGAAGCCTTGGATTGGGGACGGAAAACGAGGGTCAACCGGGAGGGCCGGCAGGAACACATCCCTATTTGATCGTGTCCGAATACAACGGAAGTTTGCAAGGCTTTCTCGTCGCCGGAGTCGATCGGATCATTCGCTTCTCATGGTCAGCCATCAAGACACCACCGGCGATTGTCAGAGAAAACAACAAAGGTGCGGTCACGGCCGTGACGATGCTTGAAGATGGCCGCATGGTCCTGATTTTGGACGTGGAAAAAGTGTTGAACGACATCTGCCCCCGCTCGGACGATGAAGTGTTCGCCGGTATGGTGGCCGCTCCGGCCCTTAAATCAAAGTGCATGTTGTTCGCCGACGATTCATCCGTGGCGCGAACGCAGATTCGCAAGGCGTTGGAACGCCTCGAGATGTCCTACATCATGGCCACCACCGGGGGAGAAGCCTGGTCGAAGCTACAAGCCCTCGCAGATCAGGCGACGGCGGAAGGCAAGGAGCGAGTGGACCAGATCCAATGCATTCTCAGTGACATCGAGATGCCGGAAATGGATGGATTCACACTCACCAAGCACATTCGTGCCGATCCGAGACTGGCACACCTGCCTGTTATGTTGCACTCTTCGCTGACCGGTGCCTGCAACATGGAAAAGGGTAAGGCAGTCGGGGCGACCGATTACATCACCAAATTCGACGCCAAAATGTTAGGTGAGAAACTCGCATTCCATATCGAGGAGTCCAACCAGCAGGCGCAGAAGGCCGCATAA
- a CDS encoding chemotaxis protein CheA — protein MSDEMQEILNDFLTESNEMLEVLDQRFVTLESDPTNTDLLNEIFRAMHSMKGSAGFLGFNHLVDVAHRGENILNKLRQAEMAVNPAIISVILETIDVIKAIMADIRESGTDNHVATAAIASKLDEILNGTAPSAPQASAHVEPTPAAPKVDTFTPAQEASAAPTPTLGEILVNDGLASKEQVLDALTAQQHQPEPKTPLGEILLQAKAITERALDQALHKQEKQPKPVEEDATIRVETKRLDSVMNLVGELVLGRNRLIKIGTQLEQNHEADPQVRVLSETLAQLNLVTTDLQLAVMKTRMLPIKKVFAKLPRMVRDLSQKLNKQVHLEMRGEETELDKSVADEIGDPLVHLVRNAIDHGIETPAERQAKGKQAGGQLTIAASQEGNSIVIRINDDGRGIQVEKIKEKALAKGLVSEAELATMEHREVLNLIFLPGFSTAEQVTDVSGRGVGMDVVRTNIRKINGSVDLESEPGKGSQIIIKLPLTIAIIQALMVEVERSIFAIPLSTVIEAVRISRSDIKTINGREVLHLRDRVLPLIRLAQEFDIPTDKERERFYVVVAALGDRRVGVVVDELRSQEEVVIKSIWDYLETVKGVSGATITGEGKVVLILDTSELVQNAQAWHNSGMAV, from the coding sequence ATGAGCGATGAAATGCAGGAAATACTGAACGACTTCCTGACCGAATCCAATGAGATGCTGGAAGTCTTGGATCAGCGATTCGTCACCCTGGAATCCGATCCCACGAACACGGACCTTTTGAACGAAATTTTCCGTGCGATGCATAGCATGAAAGGATCCGCCGGCTTTCTCGGCTTTAATCACCTGGTGGACGTCGCGCATCGCGGAGAGAACATTCTCAACAAACTGCGCCAGGCGGAAATGGCCGTCAACCCGGCGATCATCAGCGTCATTCTTGAAACCATCGATGTGATCAAAGCGATTATGGCCGACATTCGCGAGTCGGGTACCGACAACCATGTGGCCACGGCCGCCATCGCGTCCAAACTGGACGAGATCCTCAACGGCACAGCCCCGAGTGCGCCTCAGGCCTCGGCACATGTTGAACCAACGCCGGCTGCGCCGAAGGTCGACACGTTCACACCCGCTCAGGAGGCCTCGGCGGCGCCGACGCCGACGCTGGGTGAAATTCTGGTGAACGACGGCCTGGCCTCCAAAGAACAGGTCCTCGATGCACTCACCGCCCAACAACACCAGCCGGAGCCCAAGACGCCGTTGGGCGAAATTCTGCTCCAGGCTAAAGCCATTACCGAGCGCGCCCTGGATCAGGCGCTCCACAAACAAGAAAAACAGCCGAAACCTGTGGAAGAGGATGCCACCATCCGCGTGGAGACCAAGCGCCTCGACAGCGTGATGAACCTGGTCGGAGAGTTGGTCTTGGGTCGCAATCGTCTGATCAAGATCGGGACGCAGTTGGAACAAAACCATGAGGCCGATCCCCAAGTGCGCGTCTTGAGCGAAACGCTCGCGCAACTCAATCTGGTAACCACCGACTTGCAGCTCGCCGTCATGAAGACCCGTATGCTGCCGATCAAGAAGGTGTTTGCCAAGTTGCCTCGCATGGTGCGTGACCTCTCGCAGAAGCTCAACAAGCAGGTGCATCTCGAAATGCGCGGCGAGGAAACCGAACTGGATAAGTCCGTCGCCGACGAAATCGGAGACCCCCTCGTGCACCTGGTGCGTAACGCCATCGATCATGGCATTGAAACTCCGGCAGAACGACAGGCAAAGGGCAAGCAGGCAGGGGGGCAGCTCACCATTGCTGCCAGCCAGGAAGGCAACAGCATCGTCATTCGCATCAACGACGACGGTCGCGGCATTCAAGTCGAGAAAATCAAAGAAAAGGCGCTGGCGAAGGGTTTGGTCAGCGAAGCCGAGCTCGCGACGATGGAGCATCGTGAAGTCTTGAACCTCATCTTCCTTCCTGGATTCAGCACGGCGGAACAGGTCACCGATGTGTCGGGTCGTGGCGTGGGCATGGATGTGGTACGCACCAACATTCGAAAAATCAACGGCAGCGTGGATTTGGAATCCGAGCCAGGCAAAGGCAGCCAAATCATCATCAAGCTGCCGCTGACCATTGCAATCATTCAGGCGTTGATGGTCGAAGTCGAACGCTCGATTTTCGCCATCCCGCTGAGCACCGTGATCGAAGCGGTCCGGATCTCACGGTCGGACATTAAGACGATCAACGGGCGTGAAGTGCTGCATTTGCGAGATCGTGTCCTGCCGCTGATACGTCTGGCCCAGGAGTTCGATATCCCGACGGATAAAGAGCGTGAACGATTTTATGTCGTCGTCGCCGCGTTGGGCGATCGACGAGTCGGCGTAGTCGTCGATGAGCTTCGGTCCCAGGAGGAGGTCGTCATCAAGTCCATCTGGGACTATCTGGAAACGGTCAAAGGCGTGTCGGGAGCCACCATTACCGGCGAGGGTAAGGTCGTGTTGATTCTGGACACTTCGGAGTTGGTCCAGAACGCCCAGGCCTGGCACAACTCCGGAATGGCCGTCTAA
- a CDS encoding helix-turn-helix domain-containing protein, which produces MNDAITATTKVNLDGASPSDSEILTVLDVARFLRVPKSTVYKLARLGQLPASKIGKHWRFLRRDIHDWMHNRTQQS; this is translated from the coding sequence ATGAATGATGCCATCACAGCAACAACCAAAGTGAACCTCGACGGTGCATCGCCTTCGGACAGCGAAATTCTAACCGTGCTGGATGTCGCGCGCTTTCTGCGCGTGCCCAAGTCCACGGTCTATAAGCTCGCGCGCCTCGGACAATTGCCGGCGTCCAAAATCGGAAAGCATTGGCGGTTTCTTCGACGCGATATTCACGACTGGATGCACAACCGGACTCAGCAGAGCTGA
- a CDS encoding protein-glutamate O-methyltransferase CheR, whose translation MADTNTVRKADLPAPKLSPDTFKQLRDLIYEKTGIFFQDNKTYLLESRLLPRLKACHCQTFESYLNFLRFDAYRDREVTELYTVITTNETYFFRDEAQLDSFMKVMIPEVMKTNAGTKQIRIWSAACSTGDEPYTLALLLRDYAPLSGWTIDILGTDISENVLNIARTATYSSHSLRKVPPGMLAKYFTGKQEQQTLVPQVKDMVRFMNVNLYDRPRLKLIRGIDIVFCRNCLIYFDEKAKGQIVSDLRDALRPKGYLMIGFSETLHDTTGLFRTIHAGRSVIHEKQ comes from the coding sequence ATGGCCGACACCAACACGGTAAGAAAAGCGGATCTCCCCGCGCCCAAGCTGTCTCCCGACACGTTCAAACAGCTGAGGGATCTGATCTATGAAAAGACCGGCATATTCTTTCAGGACAATAAGACCTATCTGCTGGAAAGCCGGCTCCTCCCTCGATTAAAGGCCTGCCACTGTCAGACGTTCGAGAGTTATCTCAACTTCCTGCGCTTCGATGCATACCGGGACCGTGAAGTCACCGAACTCTATACGGTCATCACCACCAATGAGACCTACTTTTTCCGCGACGAGGCTCAGCTCGACAGCTTCATGAAGGTCATGATCCCGGAAGTGATGAAGACGAATGCGGGCACAAAACAGATCCGCATCTGGAGTGCCGCCTGCTCCACGGGCGATGAGCCTTATACCCTTGCCCTGCTGCTGCGGGACTATGCTCCGCTCTCAGGCTGGACCATCGACATCCTGGGAACTGATATCAGCGAAAATGTTCTGAACATTGCGCGGACCGCGACCTACAGTTCCCACTCCCTGCGGAAAGTCCCGCCAGGCATGCTGGCAAAATATTTCACCGGCAAACAAGAGCAGCAGACGCTCGTGCCTCAGGTGAAGGACATGGTGCGGTTCATGAACGTGAACCTCTACGACCGCCCCAGACTCAAGCTGATCCGCGGCATCGACATCGTGTTCTGCCGCAACTGCCTGATCTATTTCGACGAAAAAGCCAAAGGGCAGATCGTATCGGACCTGCGCGACGCCTTGCGCCCCAAAGGCTACTTGATGATCGGATTCTCAGAAACATTGCACGACACCACCGGGCTTTTCAGAACCATTCATGCGGGCCGTTCCGTCATTCATGAGAAACAGTAA